A single window of Nicotiana tomentosiformis chromosome 1, ASM39032v3, whole genome shotgun sequence DNA harbors:
- the LOC138907234 gene encoding uncharacterized protein: protein MGSLAYIPVSKRPLAANVQALANRFVRLDVSELSRALACTFARSSMYECIRERQYDDPYLLVLKDTVWPGSPKQVTVRDYEVLRMQGRICVPNMDGLCELILEEAHNSQYSIYLGAAKLYQDLRQHYWWRRMNKDIVICVARCLNCQQLKYEYQRPSSLL, encoded by the coding sequence atgggtagccttgcatatatcccAGTTAGTAAGAGACCGCTTGCAGcaaatgttcaggctttggccaatcggttcgtgaggttagatgtttcagagctcAGTCGTGCACTTGCTTGCACATTCGCTCGGTCTTCCatgtatgagtgcatcagagagcgtcagtatgatgatccctatttgcttgtccttaaggacacggtgtggcccGGTAGtcccaagcaggttactgttagaGATTATGaggttttgaggatgcaaggtcgtatttgtgtgcccaatatggatgggctttgtgagttgattcttgaggaggcccacaattcccaGTATTCTATTTATCTGGGTGCTGCCAAgttgtatcaggacttgcggcagcattattggtggaggagaatgaataaggatatagttatatgtgtagctcggtgtctaaattgtcagcaactAAAGTACGAGTATCAAAGGCCTAGTAGTttgctttag
- the LOC104096816 gene encoding uncharacterized protein: MEGVSTRVYSGLKGYWKRRGYKKLNRKNRPVELSAEGSNSNRKRRFWKIKLTRPKLKLKLNFRRFSIKKLLIGLRDAYVNMMLRVANTRGLGGGYGGDYGGVAGFGMRPIKEYDEKVLVEIYKSMMAKGIIVPRDVAASASAKIGPEIICQR, from the coding sequence ATGGAGGGGGTATCAACGAGGGTGTACAGTGGATTAAAGGGCTACTGGAAAAGGAGGGGCTATAAGAAGCTGAACCGGAAGAACCGGCCGGTTGAATTATCAGCAGAAGGTTCGAATTCGAACCGGAAGAGAAGGTTCTGGAAGATAAAATTGACGCGGCCAAAATTAAAGCTGAAGCTCAATTTTCGACGGTTTTCTATTAAGAAGCTTCTAATTGGGTTGCGGGATGCTTATGTGAACATGATGCTAAGGGTAGCTAACACCCGCGGGCTCGGCGGCGGTTACGGCGGCGATTACGGCGGCGTCGCCGGATTTGGGATGCGGCCGATTAAGGAGTACGATGAGAAGGTACTGGTGGAGATCTATAAGTCAATGATGGCTAAAGGAATAATAGTCCCCCGTGATGTTGCTGCATCTGCCAGTGCCAAAATTGGCCCTGAGATTATCTGTCAACGGTAA